In Syngnathus typhle isolate RoL2023-S1 ecotype Sweden linkage group LG13, RoL_Styp_1.0, whole genome shotgun sequence, the sequence GATATTATGACTGATCCGCCTGTCGCTCTCTAAATTTCAGGTGTTGGTCGCTCTCAGGTCAGACAGACGAACCGGTTCCAGCCTCAAACGGGACAGATCCCTGAGCAGTCTTCTGCAGAAGCTTCAGGATCAAGCCCACTTGAAGTTCCAACTAAGGCAGCCCTCACAAACTGTGGTTGGTCCAAACCCTGACCTCTAAATTTTAGTCAGGCCAGCAATTGTTGTGACTGATGGAATTGACCCCCCCAATCTAGGGACTTCTAATGACCTGCGATGCAAAAGGGAGCCGAAACCAACCTCATCTTTTGTCCACGAGGCCGTTAAGGAAAATGTTGAATCATCAAAGATTGTCCCTTCTAAATCTTCAGGTTAGTTACCTGACTGAGTCTGATGTCTCCCAAGGTTTTGATCCCTGTCCTTTTCGTAAGCTGAGGCACATGTCAATTGTAGACATACAGCAACATTTCCACATGAGACAAAAATGGACGTGAAGCTTTTTGGGACAGTGTCTGCACTTTGGAAAAAAGTGACTATTCCGTTTCTCGTAGCATGACCTTGTGGTCTTTCCCTCTGTAAATCCCCAAAAGGCATTCCTTTCCTGCAATGTTTGTACACAGGCAATGACATGTTTTTCTTGCCCTCTGCATCCTTCAGGCCGAAGAAAGACTGTGGCTCCCCAGGAGGTCAACAAAGGCAACAAAAGACTATCTGTTGTTGTCAAGCCTTCCGAACAGCAGACCAAGAAGGGCAAGGTCAGTCCTAGTCACTCTTGGAACTTTCTTTCCAGCCTTCCAAGTGAACCTTTCCTGCGTTCCCTTTCAAAGTTCAAAGAGCCATGCCGACCCAACCAGCAATTCTATGACATGATCCAAGACTTTCGAGAGACCATGGAAACCATCCACTTATCCATCACCGACGCGGTACGTTTCTACGCGAGCGCCGTTTTGAGTCCATATTTACtaactggtgtgtgtgtgtgtgtgtgaaccgtTCAAGATTGAGCCTCACAGGATTTGTGTATGCGTCCGCAAACGACCCCTCAGCAAGCAAGGTGGGTTGAGTAGCACTGTTGCACTGGAGCTGCTGCTGCGCCTTTCAAACGCCGCGAGCGAGCCCTTTGTTTTCTCTTCTTCATTAGAGCTGAATAAAAGGGAGATCGATGTCATCTCGGTGCCCGGCAGAGGTGCTGTGCTGGTCCACGAGCCGAAACAGAAAGTGGACCTGACCAAGTACTTGGACACCCAGATTTTCCAGTTTGACTATTCTTTTGATGAAACCTCCACCAATGACTTGGTCTACGGGTAAGCTCTTCTGTATTTGGCCTTTCATTATTGACATTGACCGTCAAATGCAAACGATGTGGACGGACGTAATTCGAAACGGAAGAGCGACGGAGCGAAAGCGTACATTTGAGCACAAAGCTTTTCTTGGCTCATTCAAATAAGTTCCCTTTTCTTTTGCGCGTGAGCTTCCTGTCCAAGAATTAGGATTTGAAATATTGCCCAATAACATCAAATGAGTCATTGGTGCTGTGCTGTCCAGGTTCACCGCCAAGCCTTTGGTGCAGTCCATCTTCGAAGGGGGCATGGCCACATGTTTTGCCTACGGGCAGACGGGAAGCGGGAAAACTCACGTGGGTTCCGGTCTTGCTGATTGACCAGTAAAAAGTGGTGTGGTGCCTTGACTTGTTTTCTGCTTGCCTTGCGCAGACCATGGGTGGTGATTTCACAGGGAAGCAGCAGAACTGCGCCAAGGGAATCTACGCCTTAGCTGGTGAGACTCCTTTGCTCATTTGTTCTTTCTTCACCGTCCTCCGTCGgtggccatttttttcttttcctctccagCCCAGGATGTTTTTGCCTGCCTCAGTCAGAAGAGGTACGCCAGCCTCAACCTGTCTGCTTACGTCAGCTTCTTTGAGATCTACAATGGCAAAGTAAGACATGGAGTTTTGCCTCACATAGTGCTACCGAAGCATGGCGCAATGACTGCACATCTCTGCAGGTGTACGACCTGCTGAATAAGAAGACCATGCTCCGGGTGATGCAGGATGAGCATCAACAGGTGCAGGTGGTGGGCCTGGAGGAGGTCTATGTAGCCTCTGCACACGATGTCATTAAGATGATACAGCTGGGCAGTGCTTGCAGGTAGCTAGGAGTTGAAACATTGCAAAATCACTCTTGGCGCTTTTCTGTCATTCTTGCCGTGACGTGAGTGGCTGAGAGCAGCGTGActctttacccccccccccccccccccccccccccccgtcccgtCCAGAACGTTTGGGCAGACGTCGGCCAACGCCTACTCCTCGCGCTCCCACGCCGTTCTGCAGATCCTCCTAAGGCGCAACGACCGCGCCACCAGGCTGCACGGCAAGTTCTCCCTGGTTGACTTGGCGGGCAACGAGCGGGGCACGGACGTCAACAGCAACGACCGCGCCACTTTGGTGGAGACTGCCGAGATCAACCGCAGCCTCCTGGCGCTGAAGGTGCAAAGTTTACGAGGAGTGTGTCAGGGTTAGGGCCACGCGGCACCCTTTTGACATGTTTTGTGCCATTCCACTCTTGGCGTAGGAGTGCATCCGCTCGCTGGGCATGAACAGCGAGCACATTCCTTTCAGGATGAGCACTTTAACCAAGGTCCTCCGAGATTCCTTCATCGGGGAGAATTCTCGAACCTGCATGGTACGTCAACGTTCTGGGTGTCGCTTGtggtgcttttttcttttttttttctttttttttttttttttttaataatacactCCCATAAATTGCACCTCTCCTGGTCAGATCGCAATGGTGTCACCCGGTATGGCTTCTTGCGAATACACGATGAATACGCTACGTTATGCTGACAGGTAGGTACACTTTGTAATTAGtggcaaaaaatacaaatgtcgaCTTGGATTTTGATTGTATCGATCCCATTTGAATTGAACAGAGTGAAAGAGCTGAATGCAAAGTCTGCAGGCAGCGCAGAGG encodes:
- the kif2c gene encoding kinesin-like protein KIF2C isoform X1, which codes for MESKWSRFLVGLSVYISRSDGRVHRATVKSIDTANSTILTEWPGIDGTHAKELDLNNFWALNPDLWDHIQSTMNKSEEKSHNQPSEHKYVGRLRSSRIPAPASASCTATPSVDKTGGVGRSQVRQTNRFQPQTGQIPEQSSAEASGSSPLEVPTKAALTNCGTSNDLRCKREPKPTSSFVHEAVKENVESSKIVPSKSSGRRKTVAPQEVNKGNKRLSVVVKPSEQQTKKGKFKEPCRPNQQFYDMIQDFRETMETIHLSITDAIEPHRICVCVRKRPLSKQELNKREIDVISVPGRGAVLVHEPKQKVDLTKYLDTQIFQFDYSFDETSTNDLVYGFTAKPLVQSIFEGGMATCFAYGQTGSGKTHTMGGDFTGKQQNCAKGIYALAAQDVFACLSQKRYASLNLSAYVSFFEIYNGKVYDLLNKKTMLRVMQDEHQQVQVVGLEEVYVASAHDVIKMIQLGSACRTFGQTSANAYSSRSHAVLQILLRRNDRATRLHGKFSLVDLAGNERGTDVNSNDRATLVETAEINRSLLALKECIRSLGMNSEHIPFRMSTLTKVLRDSFIGENSRTCMIAMVSPGMASCEYTMNTLRYADRVKELNAKSAGSAEAKTQEPEICSSDEETSVVTVCEALSHVANLEEKVYTELQNVHDKAKELLNSMEQPSYDIEAALPTLMDFSQSSKLTELLMTLHTALVDERARLKH
- the kif2c gene encoding kinesin-like protein KIF2C isoform X2, producing MESKWSRFLVGLSVYISRSDGRVHRATVKSIDTANSTILTEWPGIDGTHAKELDLNNFWALNPDLWDHIQSTMNKSEEKSHNQPSEHKYVGRLRSSRIPAPASASCSVGRSQVRQTNRFQPQTGQIPEQSSAEASGSSPLEVPTKAALTNCGTSNDLRCKREPKPTSSFVHEAVKENVESSKIVPSKSSGRRKTVAPQEVNKGNKRLSVVVKPSEQQTKKGKFKEPCRPNQQFYDMIQDFRETMETIHLSITDAIEPHRICVCVRKRPLSKQELNKREIDVISVPGRGAVLVHEPKQKVDLTKYLDTQIFQFDYSFDETSTNDLVYGFTAKPLVQSIFEGGMATCFAYGQTGSGKTHTMGGDFTGKQQNCAKGIYALAAQDVFACLSQKRYASLNLSAYVSFFEIYNGKVYDLLNKKTMLRVMQDEHQQVQVVGLEEVYVASAHDVIKMIQLGSACRTFGQTSANAYSSRSHAVLQILLRRNDRATRLHGKFSLVDLAGNERGTDVNSNDRATLVETAEINRSLLALKECIRSLGMNSEHIPFRMSTLTKVLRDSFIGENSRTCMIAMVSPGMASCEYTMNTLRYADRVKELNAKSAGSAEAKTQEPEICSSDEETSVVTVCEALSHVANLEEKVYTELQNVHDKAKELLNSMEQPSYDIEAALPTLMDFSQSSKLTELLMTLHTALVDERARLKH